In the Deltaproteobacteria bacterium genome, one interval contains:
- a CDS encoding ABC transporter substrate-binding protein — MNARIAMLLVLALPLAARAEFTGKVIKIGVLNDQSGLYADLAGQGSVTAAKMAAEEMGGKIGDANIEVIFADHQNKPDVGSNIARQWIDVDGVDVIVDVPTSSVALAVAQVVKDKNKVFLASGPATSDLTGKACTPNTVHWTYDTYALAHTTGTAEVQSGGDTWFFLTADYAFGQALERDTTAVVTAAGGKVVGGVKHPLNTTDFSSFLLQAQSSKAKVIGLANAGGDTINSIKAASEFGIVKGGQRLAGLLVFVTDVHALGLQTAQGLLLSESFYWDRDDKTRAWSKKWADRMGGKMPSMVQAGVYASVLHYLKALKALKSDADGKKVVEQMKKLPTDDPAFGKGTIRADGRKMHPMYLYEVKKPSESKGAWDYYKLKKEVPAEQAFRPLNAGECSLVSASGKASAAAAGAASGAVDAGAVDAGAVDAGAADAGAASRAVDAGVK; from the coding sequence ATGAACGCACGCATCGCAATGCTGTTGGTCCTCGCGCTGCCCCTGGCCGCGCGCGCCGAGTTCACCGGGAAGGTGATCAAGATCGGCGTCCTCAACGATCAGTCGGGCCTGTACGCCGATCTCGCCGGACAGGGCTCGGTGACCGCGGCGAAGATGGCGGCGGAAGAGATGGGCGGAAAGATCGGCGACGCCAACATCGAAGTGATCTTCGCCGACCACCAGAACAAGCCGGACGTCGGCTCGAACATCGCGCGCCAGTGGATCGACGTGGACGGCGTGGACGTGATCGTCGACGTCCCCACCTCGTCCGTCGCGCTAGCCGTCGCGCAGGTGGTGAAGGACAAGAACAAGGTCTTCCTCGCCTCCGGGCCCGCCACCAGCGACCTGACGGGCAAGGCGTGCACGCCGAACACCGTGCACTGGACCTACGACACGTATGCCCTCGCCCACACCACCGGGACCGCGGAGGTGCAGTCCGGCGGGGATACCTGGTTCTTCCTCACCGCCGACTACGCCTTCGGCCAGGCGCTGGAGCGGGACACGACCGCCGTAGTCACGGCGGCGGGCGGCAAGGTGGTCGGCGGCGTCAAGCACCCGCTCAACACCACCGACTTCTCCTCGTTCCTGCTGCAGGCGCAGTCGTCGAAGGCCAAGGTGATCGGCCTCGCCAACGCCGGCGGCGATACCATCAACTCCATCAAGGCGGCGTCCGAATTCGGCATCGTGAAAGGCGGCCAGCGACTCGCGGGCCTGCTGGTCTTCGTCACTGACGTGCACGCGCTCGGGCTGCAGACCGCGCAGGGGCTCTTGCTTTCGGAGAGCTTCTACTGGGACCGCGACGACAAGACGCGCGCCTGGTCGAAGAAGTGGGCAGACCGGATGGGCGGGAAGATGCCGTCGATGGTGCAGGCGGGAGTGTATGCGTCGGTGCTTCATTACCTGAAGGCACTGAAGGCGTTGAAGAGCGATGCGGATGGGAAGAAAGTGGTCGAGCAGATGAAGAAGTTGCCGACGGACGATCCGGCGTTCGGCAAGGGCACGATTCGCGCCGACGGGCGGAAGATGCACCCCATGTACCTGTACGAGGTGAAGAAGCCGTCGGAGTCGAAGGGCGCTTGGGATTACTACAAGCTGAAGAAGGAAGTGCCGGCGGAGCAGGCGTTCCGGCCGCTGAATGCGGGGGAGTGCTCGCTGGTCAGCGCCAGCGGCAAGGCCAGCGCCGCGGCCGCCGGTGCAGCCAGCGGCGCAGTCGATGCCGGCGCAGTCGATGCCGGCGCAGTCGATGCCGGCGCAGCCGATGCCGGCGCAGCCAGCCGCGCAGTCGATGCCGGCGTGAAGTGA
- a CDS encoding CRTAC1 family protein codes for MKTRSLIAIAAAAVAAIGAVVALKRPRPRFDMPATLAALADREGVWDNQWNRHDEKIADLATALKTEGDPPKRFELKREMARQYLYADKPEGALTVLEQLRNEIEPSWPAAAVEAVKADLAFAYFRLGEVQNCSSDHNPDSCLFPIRDRGVHRYRLGASEAARLYTELLSDAHTDPENALSYRWLLNISYMTLGQYPEKVPAKWLIPPGTFNSDADVGRFRDVAAEKGVKEFGQAGGVILEDFDNDGHLDLMISHMGVRDQMQYFHNNGDGTFTRMTEQAGLKGIVGGLNMLQADYDNDGCIDVLVLRGAWLHDHGRFPNSLLHNNCDGTFTDVTAKAGVLSAMPTQAAAWADVNNDGYLDLFIGNEVDRQKVQWPAETKNFELFLNNRDGTFTDVGPASGIELEGMVKAAAFGDYDNDGWPDLYVSILGRPNRLFRNLGGSRGGVPKFADVTAKAGVAEPITSFTCWFFDYDNDGWPDIFVSGYLATLPNIVREVLGDKAHAQGERPRLYHNNHDGTFTDVSREARLDQLLLTMGANYGDLDNDGYLDLYLGTGAPPLITLVPNRMFRNASGRYFEDVTTSGGFGSLQKGHGVAFGDIDHSGNQDVVEEMGGAFTSDKFWTAIYKNPGHGNHWVKLRLTGVQANRFAVGARIRAVVEDAGKRREIFYTVGSGGSFGAQSLRPHIGLGRATVIELLEIRWPGSGLVQQFQGLAVDSTYDIREGQQPVKVPEPPLRASR; via the coding sequence GTGAAGACCCGCTCGCTCATCGCGATCGCGGCGGCGGCGGTCGCGGCGATCGGCGCCGTCGTAGCGCTCAAGCGGCCTCGCCCGCGGTTCGACATGCCGGCAACGCTCGCCGCCCTCGCCGACCGCGAAGGCGTCTGGGACAACCAGTGGAACCGGCACGACGAGAAGATCGCGGATCTCGCGACAGCGCTCAAGACCGAGGGCGATCCTCCCAAGCGCTTCGAGCTCAAGCGCGAGATGGCCCGGCAATACCTCTACGCGGACAAACCGGAAGGGGCCCTGACCGTCCTCGAGCAGTTGCGGAACGAGATCGAACCGTCATGGCCGGCGGCCGCCGTGGAAGCGGTGAAAGCCGACCTCGCGTTCGCATACTTCCGGCTGGGCGAAGTGCAGAATTGCTCTTCGGATCACAACCCCGACTCGTGTCTCTTTCCCATCCGCGACAGGGGCGTCCACCGGTACCGGCTCGGCGCATCGGAAGCGGCGAGGCTCTACACCGAGCTGCTTTCGGACGCGCACACGGATCCCGAGAACGCCCTCTCCTATCGCTGGCTGCTGAACATCAGCTACATGACCCTGGGTCAATACCCGGAAAAGGTCCCCGCGAAGTGGCTGATTCCGCCCGGGACGTTCAACTCCGACGCAGACGTCGGTCGCTTCCGCGACGTCGCCGCCGAGAAAGGCGTGAAGGAGTTCGGGCAAGCCGGAGGCGTGATCCTCGAAGACTTCGACAACGACGGCCACCTCGATCTGATGATCTCGCACATGGGAGTGCGCGATCAGATGCAGTACTTCCACAACAACGGCGACGGTACGTTCACGCGGATGACCGAGCAGGCCGGCCTCAAGGGCATCGTCGGCGGCCTGAACATGCTGCAGGCCGACTACGACAACGACGGATGCATCGACGTCCTGGTGCTGCGCGGCGCATGGCTGCACGACCATGGCCGGTTCCCCAATTCGCTGCTGCACAACAACTGCGACGGCACCTTCACCGACGTCACCGCAAAGGCCGGCGTGCTCAGCGCGATGCCGACGCAGGCGGCGGCGTGGGCGGACGTCAACAATGACGGCTATCTCGATCTCTTCATCGGGAACGAAGTGGACCGGCAGAAGGTGCAATGGCCCGCGGAAACGAAGAACTTCGAGCTGTTCCTCAACAACCGCGACGGGACCTTCACCGACGTCGGGCCGGCGTCGGGGATCGAGCTCGAAGGCATGGTCAAGGCGGCGGCGTTCGGCGACTACGACAACGATGGATGGCCGGATCTCTACGTCTCCATACTGGGGCGACCGAATCGCCTCTTCCGCAATCTGGGAGGGAGTCGCGGAGGAGTGCCGAAGTTCGCCGACGTGACCGCAAAGGCGGGCGTCGCCGAGCCGATCACCAGCTTCACCTGCTGGTTCTTCGATTATGACAACGACGGTTGGCCGGACATCTTCGTTTCCGGATACCTGGCCACGCTGCCGAACATCGTCCGGGAGGTGCTCGGCGACAAAGCGCACGCTCAGGGAGAGCGCCCGCGGCTCTACCACAACAACCATGACGGGACGTTCACCGACGTTTCGCGCGAGGCGCGGCTCGACCAGCTGCTGTTGACCATGGGCGCGAACTACGGCGACCTCGACAACGACGGCTACCTGGATCTCTACCTGGGCACGGGGGCGCCGCCGCTGATCACGCTGGTGCCGAACCGGATGTTCCGCAATGCCTCTGGCCGCTACTTCGAGGACGTCACCACTTCGGGCGGTTTCGGCAGCCTGCAGAAGGGGCATGGAGTCGCGTTCGGGGACATCGACCACAGCGGCAACCAGGACGTGGTCGAGGAGATGGGCGGGGCCTTCACGTCCGACAAGTTCTGGACTGCCATCTACAAGAATCCAGGACACGGCAACCACTGGGTGAAGCTGCGGCTGACCGGCGTCCAGGCGAATCGGTTCGCGGTGGGAGCGCGGATCCGGGCCGTCGTCGAAGACGCCGGCAAGCGGCGTGAGATCTTCTACACGGTCGGCAGCGGCGGCAGCTTCGGCGCGCAGAGCCTGCGTCCCCATATCGGGCTGGGGCGCGCGACGGTCATCGAGCTGCTGGAGATCCGCTGGCCCGGCAGCGGCCTCGTGCAGCAATTCCAGGGACTCGCCGTGGACTCGACGTACGACATCCGCGAAGGCCAGCAGCCGGTGAAGGTGCCCGAGCCGCCGCTCAGGGCTTCGCGATAG
- a CDS encoding YceI family protein has product MQGRAAWVTALLLAAAEPKISDAEVLFIAHGSLGMRIEGKTADLSTARTGDTLEFIVHLETLQTGIELRDRHMRDDVFEVQRFPVARLRVSHPPLPGATTSGTALGELTVHGQTRPVNVAFKLKPRSGYDVTASFQMNLRDYGMTAPTYLGISVKPEIDVSADFHLDAP; this is encoded by the coding sequence GTGCAAGGACGCGCCGCGTGGGTGACCGCTCTGCTGCTCGCCGCGGCAGAGCCGAAGATCAGCGATGCCGAAGTGCTTTTCATCGCTCATGGAAGTCTGGGCATGCGCATCGAAGGGAAGACGGCCGACCTTTCGACGGCCCGCACCGGCGACACTCTCGAGTTCATCGTCCACCTCGAGACGCTGCAGACGGGCATCGAGCTGCGCGACCGCCACATGCGGGACGACGTGTTCGAAGTGCAGCGCTTTCCAGTCGCGCGGTTACGCGTGTCGCACCCGCCGCTTCCCGGGGCGACGACATCGGGGACCGCGCTCGGCGAGCTGACGGTGCACGGGCAAACACGTCCGGTCAACGTCGCGTTCAAACTGAAACCGCGCAGCGGATACGATGTGACCGCATCGTTCCAAATGAACCTGCGCGACTACGGCATGACGGCTCCCACGTACCTGGGCATTTCGGTGAAGCCCGAGATCGATGTCTCGGCCGATTTCCATCTGGATGCGCCGTGA
- a CDS encoding branched-chain amino acid ABC transporter permease, translated as MVAVPVQALFGQLLIGLINGSFYALLSLGLAIIFGLLNVINFCHGALYMLGAFVAWGLLEKAGIGYWPALILAPLAVGMLGVVIERTMLRRIARLDPLYGLLLTFGIALILQGVFSNWFGSSGMPYEMPRQLQGGQALGFMFLPNYRVWVIGVSLILCVGTWAITEGTRLGSWLRAATENAALVSAFGINVPRMITITYALGVALAAFAGVLAAPIYRVSPLMGSDLIIVVFAVVVIGGMGSILGSIVTGFTLGILEGLTKVFYPEASNTVIFVVMAVVLLVRPAGLFGKQA; from the coding sequence ATGGTCGCGGTCCCCGTCCAGGCCCTGTTCGGGCAGCTGCTGATCGGGCTGATCAACGGCTCGTTCTACGCGCTGCTCTCGCTGGGCCTGGCGATCATCTTCGGCCTTCTGAACGTGATCAATTTCTGCCACGGCGCCCTCTACATGCTGGGGGCGTTCGTGGCCTGGGGACTTCTGGAAAAGGCCGGTATCGGGTACTGGCCGGCGCTGATCCTCGCGCCGCTCGCGGTGGGAATGCTCGGCGTCGTCATCGAACGGACGATGCTCCGGCGGATCGCCAGGCTCGATCCGCTTTACGGGCTTCTCCTTACCTTTGGGATTGCGCTGATCCTCCAGGGCGTCTTCAGCAACTGGTTCGGTTCCAGCGGGATGCCGTACGAGATGCCGCGGCAGCTCCAGGGAGGGCAGGCCCTCGGGTTCATGTTCCTGCCGAACTACCGCGTCTGGGTGATCGGCGTCTCGCTGATTCTCTGCGTCGGGACCTGGGCGATCACCGAGGGGACGAGGCTCGGCTCCTGGCTCCGCGCGGCGACCGAGAACGCGGCGCTGGTCAGTGCCTTCGGCATCAACGTTCCGCGGATGATCACCATCACGTACGCCCTCGGCGTGGCGCTTGCCGCGTTCGCCGGCGTACTGGCCGCGCCGATCTACCGGGTGAGCCCGCTGATGGGGTCCGACCTGATCATCGTCGTGTTCGCGGTGGTGGTGATCGGCGGAATGGGCTCCATCCTCGGCTCAATCGTCACCGGCTTCACCCTCGGCATCCTCGAGGGCCTGACCAAGGTCTTCTATCCGGAGGCGTCGAACACCGTCATCTTCGTGGTCATGGCCGTCGTGCTGCTGGTGCGGCCGGCGGGCCTGTTCGGGAAGCAGGCATGA
- a CDS encoding FixH family protein, translated as MQLDAPIRSVPGPIALALCVAACGGSSSGSGDAGDVVNCQNDPRVLVYAPNVSVQSQAKTMKFTLAQSSPAPPARGTDTWNIHVTDANGTALPSLTLAAKPFMPDHGHGPAVIPSVANNGGGDYTVTNLYFFMPGVWQITFTSQASTDSAVFTFCVPG; from the coding sequence ATGCAGCTTGACGCTCCAATCCGCTCGGTACCCGGGCCCATCGCTCTCGCTCTTTGCGTCGCGGCATGCGGCGGCTCGAGTTCGGGCAGCGGCGACGCTGGCGACGTGGTCAACTGTCAGAATGATCCGCGCGTGCTCGTCTACGCCCCGAACGTCTCGGTCCAGTCGCAGGCGAAGACGATGAAGTTCACGCTCGCGCAATCTTCGCCGGCGCCCCCCGCGCGAGGTACGGACACCTGGAACATCCACGTCACCGACGCGAATGGGACCGCACTCCCGAGCCTGACGCTGGCCGCGAAGCCATTCATGCCCGACCACGGTCACGGGCCCGCGGTCATTCCATCCGTCGCCAACAACGGTGGCGGGGACTACACGGTCACCAACTTGTACTTCTTCATGCCCGGCGTCTGGCAGATCACGTTCACTTCCCAAGCGTCGACCGATAGCGCCGTCTTCACGTTCTGCGTTCCGGGATAG
- a CDS encoding DUF2890 domain-containing protein, translating to MRNANPAMQSKYPPALPAVRPARRWNRASSRAASLQHHRNIARTESGVV from the coding sequence ATGAGAAATGCCAACCCTGCGATGCAGAGCAAGTACCCGCCCGCACTGCCCGCAGTGCGACCTGCGCGCAGGTGGAATCGAGCATCAAGTCGCGCCGCGTCACTGCAACACCATCGCAACATCGCGCGTACTGAATCAGGAGTCGTGTAG
- a CDS encoding branched-chain amino acid ABC transporter permease codes for MTEAVVQRIETRAVSQRIPIAILVAAVIAAPWVVYPFFAMKVLCFALFACAFNLLIGYVGLLSFGHALFFGGASYASAHAALAWGWPPELAILFSVVVGAALGLVVGLIAIRRQGIYFSMITLALAQMFYFYCLRAEFTGGENGIQGVPRGHLENKYFMYYFVAAIFVAGFALIYRIIHSPFGQVLKAVRENEPRAISLGYKTDQYKVIAFVLSAALAALAGGTKAIVFQLASLTDVHWGMSGEVILMTLIGGMGTIFGPIAGAVIFMALENYLAQLGSWVTVTEGAIFVICVLAFRRGIFGELSRVLKRPL; via the coding sequence ATGACGGAAGCGGTCGTCCAGCGCATCGAGACCCGCGCCGTCTCCCAGCGGATCCCCATCGCCATCCTGGTGGCGGCGGTGATCGCGGCGCCGTGGGTCGTCTATCCGTTCTTCGCGATGAAGGTCCTCTGCTTTGCGCTCTTCGCCTGCGCCTTCAACCTGCTCATCGGATACGTCGGCCTGCTTTCCTTCGGCCACGCGCTGTTCTTCGGCGGCGCGAGCTACGCCAGCGCCCACGCGGCGCTGGCCTGGGGATGGCCTCCCGAGCTGGCCATCCTCTTCTCGGTGGTGGTGGGCGCCGCGCTGGGGCTCGTCGTCGGCCTCATCGCCATCCGGCGGCAGGGGATCTACTTCTCCATGATCACGCTCGCGCTGGCGCAGATGTTCTACTTCTACTGCCTGCGAGCGGAGTTCACCGGCGGCGAGAACGGCATCCAGGGCGTCCCGCGCGGCCACCTCGAGAACAAGTACTTCATGTACTACTTCGTGGCGGCGATCTTCGTCGCCGGCTTTGCGCTGATCTACCGGATCATCCATTCGCCCTTCGGGCAGGTGCTGAAGGCCGTCCGCGAGAACGAGCCGCGGGCGATCTCCCTCGGCTACAAGACCGACCAGTACAAGGTGATCGCCTTCGTGCTCTCCGCGGCCCTGGCAGCGCTGGCCGGAGGGACCAAGGCCATCGTCTTCCAGCTCGCCTCGCTCACCGACGTGCATTGGGGGATGAGCGGCGAAGTGATCCTGATGACGCTGATCGGCGGGATGGGGACCATCTTCGGCCCCATAGCCGGGGCAGTGATCTTCATGGCGCTGGAGAACTATCTGGCGCAGCTCGGGTCCTGGGTGACGGTGACCGAGGGCGCGATCTTCGTCATTTGCGTGCTGGCGTTCCGGCGCGGCATCTTCGGAGAGCTGTCGCGCGTGCTCAAGAGGCCCTTATGA
- a CDS encoding ABC transporter ATP-binding protein codes for MPDALLSVTKLQAWYGESHVLHGVDLEVRKGELVTLVGRNGAGKTTTMKSIMGIVPRRTGSVKIEGAETIDLPPYRIARHGIAFCPEERGIFASLDVEENLMLPPKIRDGGLTRDQVFELFPNLRERLRSQGTRLSGGEQQMLAIGRILRTGARLLLLDEPTEGLAPVIVQQIGNVIRKLKADGFTILLVEQNLRFAGTVADRHYVMERGKIVDEIPNAALRDSMDRVQQYLGV; via the coding sequence ATGCCTGACGCGCTGCTCTCCGTCACCAAGCTGCAGGCGTGGTACGGCGAGTCCCACGTGCTGCACGGCGTCGACCTCGAGGTGCGCAAGGGCGAGCTGGTGACTCTGGTCGGGCGCAACGGAGCGGGCAAAACGACGACCATGAAGTCGATCATGGGGATCGTCCCCCGCCGGACCGGCTCGGTGAAGATCGAGGGAGCGGAGACCATCGACCTGCCGCCCTACCGGATCGCGCGGCATGGGATCGCCTTCTGCCCGGAGGAGCGCGGCATCTTCGCCAGCCTCGACGTCGAGGAAAATCTCATGCTGCCGCCGAAGATCCGCGACGGCGGCCTGACCCGCGACCAGGTCTTCGAGCTGTTCCCCAACCTTCGCGAAAGGCTCCGCAGCCAGGGGACGCGGCTCTCGGGGGGCGAGCAGCAGATGCTCGCCATCGGCCGCATCCTCCGCACCGGCGCGAGGCTCCTCCTCCTCGACGAGCCGACCGAGGGCCTGGCGCCTGTGATTGTCCAGCAGATCGGTAACGTGATCCGGAAGCTGAAGGCGGACGGATTCACCATCCTGCTCGTCGAGCAGAACCTTCGCTTCGCCGGTACGGTCGCCGATCGTCACTACGTCATGGAGCGCGGGAAGATCGTCGACGAGATTCCGAACGCCGCGCTGCGGGACAGCATGGACCGGGTACAGCAGTATCTCGGAGTTTGA
- a CDS encoding tetratricopeptide repeat protein, translated as MRRGIFRRSRPGWWIALGAAMVAAVCAPRVWRSRFVTQRRAARELGQARLSVASRDFDRARVRFRAALRLEPFQATARHELADMELGLGNWELAFLELESQTAAHPEDARAFTRLAELMLRAGMLEAPEAALDRAVSLAPNRADARSLRADIRFRLGRYSGALADAQAAVATAPKDSTSWRLLIRTTARSRGMDAATEAARRATESIGNDAGFLQAVTDRGPEPAPPRRLRADAQIDFGTVGAWMREHWPGRLAQQREALEQQLAQRNWAEAERVVESARRAWPDTEFPPFLAGILALARDDDVGAEKQLSEALAMAPRFPTFLAALARTWARKSGASGAGERLMQLAEADAGLASARYMAARAYIEARDPVRAEAALTRGLELQRDSPVPYQHLADYYFGVDRAADALAICQRGIEKFPEAVDLELMLAQISAAVRRPDEAIGAYDAALSGRPDLDLARYKLGVLLASGESTGNWRPKLLEVARELAGDRPSDPLLLDALGWILFRANNQLPRGRELLEAAVKGAPEEPSPHFHLAVVYTQQRKTDAAERELKAALGSERPFPERLDALRLMRENSTLATPKR; from the coding sequence ATGCGCCGCGGCATCTTTCGCCGTTCGAGGCCTGGTTGGTGGATCGCGCTCGGCGCCGCCATGGTGGCCGCGGTTTGCGCCCCTCGGGTCTGGCGATCCCGATTCGTGACGCAGCGCCGGGCAGCGCGCGAGCTCGGTCAGGCGCGCCTGTCCGTGGCGTCGCGCGATTTCGACCGCGCGCGCGTCCGGTTCCGCGCCGCGCTGCGGCTGGAACCGTTTCAGGCCACCGCCCGGCACGAGCTTGCGGACATGGAGCTCGGCCTCGGCAACTGGGAGCTTGCGTTCCTCGAGCTGGAATCGCAGACGGCGGCGCACCCCGAAGACGCCCGCGCCTTCACCCGCCTCGCGGAGCTGATGCTCAGGGCCGGAATGCTCGAGGCGCCGGAAGCGGCGCTGGACCGCGCGGTCAGTCTCGCGCCGAATCGCGCCGACGCGCGGTCGCTCCGTGCGGACATCCGCTTCCGTCTCGGAAGATATTCGGGGGCCCTCGCCGATGCGCAGGCCGCGGTGGCCACCGCGCCCAAGGATTCCACCTCCTGGCGGCTGCTCATCCGCACCACCGCCCGATCCCGCGGAATGGACGCAGCCACCGAAGCTGCCCGACGGGCCACGGAGAGCATCGGAAACGATGCGGGGTTTCTGCAGGCGGTGACCGACCGCGGGCCGGAACCCGCGCCGCCGCGGCGGCTCCGCGCTGACGCGCAGATCGATTTCGGGACGGTCGGCGCGTGGATGCGAGAGCACTGGCCGGGCCGGCTGGCGCAGCAGCGGGAGGCGTTGGAACAGCAGCTCGCGCAGCGAAACTGGGCCGAGGCGGAACGCGTCGTGGAATCTGCCCGTCGTGCATGGCCGGACACGGAGTTTCCTCCCTTCCTGGCGGGGATTCTCGCCCTGGCGCGCGACGACGACGTCGGGGCCGAGAAGCAGCTCTCGGAAGCTCTCGCGATGGCGCCGCGGTTCCCCACCTTCCTCGCCGCTCTCGCCAGGACGTGGGCTCGCAAGAGCGGCGCGTCAGGAGCGGGTGAACGCCTCATGCAGCTGGCGGAAGCCGATGCAGGGCTGGCGTCCGCGCGGTACATGGCGGCGCGCGCGTACATCGAAGCGCGCGACCCCGTCCGCGCGGAGGCCGCCCTGACCAGAGGGCTCGAGCTCCAGCGGGATTCGCCCGTGCCCTACCAGCACCTGGCCGACTACTACTTCGGCGTCGATCGGGCTGCGGACGCGTTGGCCATCTGTCAACGAGGAATAGAGAAGTTTCCGGAGGCCGTAGATCTGGAATTGATGCTTGCGCAGATCAGCGCTGCCGTCCGCAGGCCCGATGAAGCGATCGGAGCGTACGACGCTGCCCTTTCCGGGAGGCCGGACCTGGATCTAGCCCGGTACAAACTCGGCGTGTTGCTTGCGTCGGGGGAGAGCACCGGCAATTGGCGACCGAAATTGCTCGAGGTCGCTCGCGAGCTCGCCGGCGACAGGCCGTCGGATCCCCTGCTGCTGGATGCCCTCGGCTGGATCCTCTTTCGCGCCAACAACCAGCTCCCGCGCGGACGCGAGCTCCTCGAAGCGGCGGTCAAAGGCGCCCCGGAAGAGCCGAGCCCGCATTTCCATCTCGCGGTCGTCTACACGCAGCAGCGCAAGACGGATGCGGCGGAGCGGGAGCTGAAGGCGGCGCTCGGCTCCGAGCGTCCGTTTCCGGAGCGGCTGGACGCCCTGCGTCTGATGCGGGAGAACAGTACTTTGGCCACCCCGAAGCGCTGA
- a CDS encoding 3-hydroxybutyrate dehydrogenase produces the protein MRLEGKVAIVTGAASGLGRAIAERFLKEGARVAIADVKGAEQTAEALGANAMGVSMDVTNEKQVDEGIAQVAARFSGVDVLVSNAGVQHISALVDLQLSDWRRMLAIHLDGAFLTTRACMRRMRDQRRGGAIIYMGSVHSKEASPLKAPYIAAKHGIIGLCKSVAKEGAAFGIRANTICPGFVRTPLVEKQIPEQAKELGITEQEVIKNVMLKTTVDGEFTTLADVAEVALFFAAFPSNALTGQSVIVSHGWHME, from the coding sequence ATGAGACTGGAAGGCAAGGTCGCCATCGTCACCGGCGCGGCGAGCGGGTTGGGCCGCGCCATCGCCGAACGGTTCCTCAAGGAGGGCGCCCGCGTCGCCATCGCCGACGTGAAGGGCGCGGAGCAGACGGCGGAAGCGCTGGGTGCCAACGCCATGGGCGTCTCCATGGACGTCACCAACGAAAAACAGGTCGACGAGGGCATCGCGCAGGTCGCCGCAAGGTTCTCCGGAGTCGACGTGCTCGTCTCCAACGCCGGCGTGCAGCACATTTCCGCGCTCGTAGACCTGCAGCTTTCCGACTGGCGTCGGATGCTGGCCATCCATCTCGACGGGGCGTTCCTCACCACACGCGCCTGCATGCGCCGGATGCGCGATCAGCGCCGCGGCGGCGCGATCATCTATATGGGGTCCGTCCACTCCAAAGAGGCATCCCCGCTGAAGGCGCCCTACATCGCGGCGAAGCACGGAATCATCGGGCTGTGCAAGTCCGTCGCCAAGGAGGGCGCCGCGTTCGGGATCCGCGCGAACACGATCTGCCCGGGCTTCGTTCGCACCCCGCTGGTTGAAAAGCAAATCCCTGAACAAGCAAAGGAATTAGGCATCACCGAACAGGAAGTGATCAAAAACGTGATGCTCAAGACGACGGTCGACGGCGAGTTCACGACGTTGGCGGACGTCGCCGAGGTGGCGCTCTTCTTCGCCGCCTTCCCCTCGAACGCCCTGACGGGCCAGTCCGTGATCGTCAGCCACGGCTGGCACATGGAGTAG
- a CDS encoding DUF4142 domain-containing protein yields the protein MHMTAFIRSLCLSALLAAGAAWAQQQPVDNPDNPHSTKAKDKQTSDVPSSTTNPQVNQAEQGSPRSPQNKDVAAGQTTAMTDKDQMSGMDHDMMKNATPQQILQKLHMSNLHEIEMAKMAEQNGSDKIKSYAKTLQTDHQDADKKVKDLAQKKNFTLTDTAKNPEMQQKMEQANQRFSSMKGQEFDRAFTNRMSMEHKRVISMAQNWRQNCTDQDVCNLIDTLMPKLQQHAQMADQLRGPTAQGRTPENPVSR from the coding sequence ATGCATATGACCGCTTTCATCCGTTCCCTCTGTCTTTCCGCGCTGCTCGCGGCCGGCGCCGCCTGGGCGCAGCAGCAGCCGGTCGACAATCCCGACAACCCGCACTCGACGAAGGCGAAGGACAAGCAAACCTCCGACGTCCCGAGCTCCACCACCAACCCGCAGGTCAATCAGGCGGAGCAGGGCAGCCCGCGCAGTCCGCAGAACAAGGACGTCGCGGCCGGCCAGACCACCGCCATGACGGACAAGGACCAGATGTCCGGCATGGACCACGACATGATGAAGAACGCGACGCCGCAGCAGATCCTGCAGAAGCTGCACATGTCGAACCTGCACGAGATCGAGATGGCGAAGATGGCGGAGCAGAACGGCTCAGACAAGATCAAGTCCTACGCGAAGACGCTGCAGACGGATCACCAGGACGCCGACAAGAAGGTGAAGGACCTGGCGCAGAAGAAGAACTTCACCCTCACCGACACGGCGAAGAACCCCGAGATGCAGCAGAAGATGGAGCAGGCGAATCAGCGCTTCTCCAGCATGAAGGGGCAGGAATTCGATCGCGCCTTCACCAACCGGATGTCGATGGAGCACAAGCGGGTGATCTCGATGGCGCAGAACTGGCGGCAGAACTGCACCGACCAGGACGTCTGCAACCTGATCGACACCTTGATGCCGAAGCTGCAGCAGCACGCGCAGATGGCGGATCAGCTCCGTGGGCCGACGGCGCAGGGGAGGACGCCGGAGAATCCGGTTAGCAGGTAG